DNA sequence from the Coffea eugenioides isolate CCC68of chromosome 9, Ceug_1.0, whole genome shotgun sequence genome:
AATTTAGGGGATAGactaaagaaaaaagaagaaaccaaTGATCAATATTGCAATGCTAGAAAACATTAATTATTCATACATGTGACATAATTTCTTCGACATGAAAACAGTATTGAGGGTACGAAAATGTTAAAAACAACATAACATAGTAACGTCACAGACTGATTAAGCATGCAGCAAACATCTACTACTGTATATTATCTTCCGGCAGATCAAGGCTTCCCATTTCCGCGGTCACCAGAAGCAGCAGCTCCGGAGGCGCCAACTTCGCCACCATTACTACTTCTGCCACCACGATCAGCGCGGCCAGCAGTTCCACGTCCTCCAATCGGGCCTCGATCAATCCGAACCCCACCAGAAGCATCTCCACTTCCAAAACCTGATCCTACTCCACCACCAAGACCACCGCCAACCCCACCAGTGAACCCACCGCCACCTGGACC
Encoded proteins:
- the LOC113782004 gene encoding glycine-rich cell wall structural protein 1-like; this encodes MATKIPSLVLMAALTFTICTARMLPMGKAKAIDLQKTFFHPFLPPFGGGFGHGGKFGGGSIGNGVGLGKGFGTGFGRFGPGGGGFTGGVGGGLGGGVGSGFGSGDASGGVRIDRGPIGGRGTAGRADRGGRSSNGGEVGASGAAASGDRGNGKP